Proteins from a single region of Candidatus Woesearchaeota archaeon:
- a CDS encoding 23S rRNA (pseudouridine(1915)-N(3))-methyltransferase RlmH, producing MYCEIPYEIMIRIVAVGKTRQSFVKEGIAEFVGRLEKYTKIEYKEVEKVGVLQGYVIALDEHGTQYTSPDFSKKIQRLTMNHKDLTFVIGPAEGIPKDVLSQCQDKVSLSLMTFPTQLVRLIFVEQLYRAFTIMNNEPYHKD from the coding sequence ATGTATTGCGAAATCCCTTATGAAATTATGATTCGTATTGTTGCTGTAGGAAAAACCCGTCAGTCATTTGTCAAAGAAGGTATAGCAGAATTTGTTGGACGGTTAGAAAAATATACTAAGATCGAATATAAAGAAGTAGAGAAGGTAGGCGTATTGCAAGGGTATGTCATCGCGTTGGATGAACATGGTACGCAATATACTTCACCTGACTTCTCTAAAAAAATCCAACGGTTAACGATGAATCACAAAGACCTTACGTTTGTGATAGGTCCTGCCGAAGGCATCCCTAAAGATGTTTTGAGCCAATGTCAAGATAAGGTTTCTCTTTCTTTGATGACATTTCCCACTCAACTTGTTCGACTCATCTTTGTGGAACAGTTATATCGAGCATTCACTATTATGAACAATGAACCGTACCATAAAGACTAA
- a CDS encoding TrmB family transcriptional regulator — translation MERLKELGLTQYEIDIYKTLLSEGTLMGSKIHKISKVPHGKTYESLVKLEEKGLVIVTKCKPKEYTAVNPKTAIQNLVRSQVDYLQDVKESSIHELEKLRSIRPLKEEMREKIKIGAGKKSIFPIVLDMYETAKKEVKEIFTYEVRPFAHIRVVNEALKRGVRVRFLISKKPQDLKQLKEDIRAGIEIRYFPIDELRFVIKDEQESIETLVNPRERNDRVSIYIQSPALSKALSSYFEEIWKKAEVLS, via the coding sequence ATGGAGAGATTAAAAGAATTAGGGTTAACTCAATACGAAATTGACATCTACAAAACACTCCTTAGTGAGGGTACTTTGATGGGTTCAAAGATTCATAAAATCAGTAAGGTTCCTCATGGTAAAACCTACGAATCGCTTGTTAAATTAGAAGAGAAAGGTCTGGTTATTGTTACTAAATGTAAACCAAAAGAATACACTGCCGTCAATCCTAAAACCGCTATTCAAAACTTAGTGAGATCACAAGTTGACTACTTACAAGACGTCAAAGAATCATCCATTCATGAACTTGAGAAACTGCGTAGCATTCGACCACTAAAAGAAGAAATGAGGGAGAAGATAAAGATTGGTGCTGGCAAGAAGTCTATTTTTCCTATAGTGTTGGATATGTATGAAACAGCAAAGAAGGAGGTGAAAGAAATTTTTACCTACGAAGTAAGACCATTTGCCCATATTCGAGTTGTAAATGAGGCTCTTAAGAGAGGGGTTAGAGTAAGGTTCTTGATTTCAAAGAAGCCTCAAGACTTAAAGCAACTTAAGGAAGATATAAGAGCAGGAATAGAGATTCGTTATTTTCCGATCGATGAATTACGTTTTGTCATTAAAGACGAGCAAGAATCTATCGAAACTTTAGTGAACCCTCGAGAGCGAAATGATCGCGTAAGTATTTACATTCAAAGTCCGGCATTATCAAAAGCGTTGAGTTCATATTTCGAAGAGATTTGGAAGAAAGCAGAAGTGCTGTCATAA
- a CDS encoding metal-dependent hydrolase encodes MYPWSHFLFPFVIGLILTKTDHFTLPLALLAGIIGALVDLDHYIEHIVYAKTNRFSLKATWNNSIKLHRFEQRSFIHYSLGALWISLFLLVLSRINLMVAAALALGYYSHLLLDLPHFESAKKLKIKLFHLYLQEPLVEILFDVVLVGIVFTNLLL; translated from the coding sequence ATGTATCCTTGGTCACATTTCCTCTTTCCTTTCGTAATAGGGTTAATTCTTACCAAAACGGACCATTTCACACTTCCTCTTGCGTTACTGGCAGGAATCATTGGCGCACTCGTTGATCTCGATCATTATATTGAACATATTGTCTATGCCAAAACCAATCGCTTCTCTCTCAAAGCGACTTGGAATAATTCCATCAAACTGCACAGATTCGAACAACGTAGTTTCATTCATTATTCTCTTGGCGCGTTGTGGATTAGTCTCTTCTTATTGGTATTATCCCGAATCAATCTTATGGTTGCAGCTGCGTTGGCATTAGGGTATTACTCTCACTTACTTCTCGATCTTCCTCATTTTGAAAGCGCCAAGAAGCTCAAAATCAAACTCTTTCATCTCTATTTGCAGGAACCATTAGTAGAAATTTTGTTTGATGTTGTGTTAGTGGGTATTGTTTTTACTAATCTACTTCTCTAA
- the carB gene encoding carbamoyl-phosphate synthase (glutamine-hydrolyzing) large subunit, whose translation MPSAQRNSSIRKVLLLGSGGLKIGQAGEFDYSGSQAIKALKEEGIEVILINPNIATIQTSQGMADKTYFLPLTIEFIEEVIKKERPDSLLLSFGGQTALNCGVELYTKGILEKYHVTVLGTPVETIMVTEDRDLFVKKLNEIGVKSPRSLAVSSVDTAILAAQNIGYPVMVRAAYALGGMGSGICRNEDELITRCQNSFAQSPQVLIEEWLGGWKEIEYEVVRDNANNCITVCNMENLDPLGIHTGESIVVAPSQTLTNTEYHLLREVALKVIRHLGIVGECNIQYALDPYSQQYRVIEVNARLSRSSALASKATGYPLAYVAAKLAIGYTLPQITNRITQKTQSCFEPALDYIVVKIPRWDLQKFENVDTRIGTEMKSVGEVMAIGRSFPEALQKALRMLGTGLEGIVANSYSTSNILVELENPTDKRILAVAQALEEGWGIERVHELTKIDCWFLEKIHSIVSIKKNLTFSYPLNSDFSEILLEAKRHGFSDTQIATILGLTPLVVRTLRKSYNILPVVKQIDTLAAEFPSSTNYLYCTYNGSENDVTASSKGIIVLGGGSYRIGSSVEFDWCCVNAVNTARTLGHTTIMINCNPETVSTDYDVCDKLYFEELNFERVLDIYEFEHPDGIIISMGGQIPNNLALPLYQANCQILGTAPVNIDRAEDRHKFSSLLDKLGIDQPAWKELTTITQAIDFARSVKYPVLIRPSYVLSGAAMKVVWDDASLEKYLTFATQLSPDHPVVMSKFIENAKEIEVDAVAQNGSVVIYAISEHIENAGVHSGDATLVLPAQRLYVETIRRIKKIMKTIAQELNITGPLNIQFLAHRNHVKVIECNVRASRSFPFCSKVFKQNLIEYATKVILGYPVDTLEKSLFDLDYVGVKAAQFSFSRLKGADPVLGVEMASTGETGCIGPELSDAFLKAFMSVGFRIPKSSVFLSTGPIESKAEFLESAKMLVIMGYELYASIGTATFLQENDLPVTLLHWPTQETQPNLLTYLEQKKIDLIINIPKNNQQKEITNGYQVRRLATDLNIPLITDIKIARQMVLALAYYKTHGLDVKAWEEY comes from the coding sequence ATGCCTTCTGCGCAACGAAACTCTTCCATTCGTAAAGTTCTTCTGCTTGGTTCAGGTGGATTAAAAATTGGACAAGCAGGCGAATTTGATTACTCAGGTTCTCAAGCAATTAAAGCTCTTAAAGAGGAAGGTATTGAAGTCATTTTAATCAATCCCAATATTGCTACCATTCAAACCAGTCAGGGCATGGCAGACAAAACGTACTTTCTTCCTCTCACAATCGAGTTCATTGAAGAAGTAATCAAGAAAGAACGACCCGACTCACTGCTCCTCTCATTTGGTGGTCAAACAGCACTCAACTGCGGGGTTGAACTCTACACCAAAGGAATTCTCGAAAAATATCATGTTACAGTATTGGGAACACCCGTTGAAACAATTATGGTAACAGAAGACCGTGATCTTTTTGTAAAGAAACTCAATGAGATCGGTGTTAAAAGTCCACGTAGTCTTGCTGTCTCATCCGTTGATACTGCAATTCTTGCAGCCCAAAACATTGGTTATCCTGTAATGGTGCGCGCAGCCTACGCACTAGGAGGCATGGGGTCTGGTATCTGTCGTAATGAAGATGAGCTTATAACTCGTTGCCAAAATTCATTTGCCCAAAGTCCTCAAGTGCTCATAGAAGAATGGCTTGGTGGCTGGAAAGAAATCGAATATGAAGTAGTTCGTGACAATGCAAACAATTGCATCACTGTTTGCAATATGGAAAATCTAGATCCGTTAGGGATTCATACGGGAGAAAGTATTGTTGTAGCCCCCTCTCAAACTCTTACCAATACAGAGTATCATCTGTTGCGTGAAGTCGCATTAAAAGTAATTCGTCATCTTGGTATCGTGGGTGAATGTAATATTCAATATGCCCTTGATCCCTATTCACAACAATACCGTGTCATTGAAGTTAATGCCCGCTTAAGTAGAAGTTCTGCGCTTGCCTCAAAAGCGACCGGCTATCCCCTAGCCTATGTTGCAGCAAAATTAGCTATAGGGTACACTCTCCCACAAATCACGAATCGTATTACACAAAAAACACAATCTTGTTTTGAACCTGCGTTGGATTATATCGTTGTTAAAATTCCCCGTTGGGATCTGCAAAAGTTTGAGAACGTCGATACCCGTATTGGAACTGAAATGAAATCTGTCGGCGAGGTTATGGCCATTGGTCGTTCTTTTCCCGAGGCACTGCAAAAAGCGCTGCGCATGTTAGGAACAGGATTAGAAGGTATCGTTGCCAATTCATATTCCACTTCCAATATTCTCGTTGAACTAGAAAACCCTACTGATAAACGCATCCTTGCTGTAGCTCAAGCATTAGAAGAAGGATGGGGTATCGAACGTGTACATGAACTAACCAAAATTGATTGTTGGTTTTTAGAAAAAATACACTCAATAGTTTCGATCAAAAAAAATCTTACGTTTTCATATCCTCTCAATAGCGATTTTTCCGAGATTCTCTTAGAAGCAAAACGTCATGGTTTTTCCGATACACAAATTGCCACAATTTTGGGATTAACACCACTGGTAGTTCGAACACTTCGTAAATCGTATAATATTCTTCCTGTTGTTAAACAAATAGATACTCTTGCTGCCGAATTTCCGTCATCAACAAACTACCTTTATTGCACCTATAATGGTTCTGAGAATGATGTTACCGCTTCCTCTAAAGGAATAATCGTGCTTGGGGGTGGTTCTTATCGTATTGGCAGTAGTGTTGAATTTGATTGGTGTTGCGTCAATGCTGTTAATACTGCGCGAACATTGGGGCATACTACCATCATGATAAATTGTAATCCAGAAACGGTGAGCACGGATTACGATGTCTGTGACAAGTTATATTTTGAAGAATTAAATTTTGAACGCGTACTTGACATTTACGAATTCGAACATCCTGATGGGATTATTATTAGTATGGGCGGACAAATTCCTAATAACCTTGCTCTCCCATTATATCAAGCTAATTGTCAAATTCTCGGAACTGCTCCTGTTAATATAGATCGAGCTGAAGATCGTCACAAATTTTCATCTCTTCTTGATAAATTAGGTATTGATCAACCTGCGTGGAAAGAGTTAACCACAATTACTCAAGCAATAGATTTTGCTCGTAGCGTTAAATACCCAGTATTGATTCGTCCTAGTTATGTATTAAGTGGTGCTGCCATGAAAGTAGTCTGGGATGATGCCTCTTTAGAAAAATATCTCACCTTTGCTACCCAACTAAGTCCAGATCATCCCGTGGTGATGAGTAAATTCATTGAAAATGCAAAAGAGATTGAAGTAGATGCAGTTGCTCAAAATGGAAGCGTAGTAATTTATGCCATTAGTGAACACATTGAAAATGCGGGTGTTCATTCTGGGGATGCCACACTGGTTCTTCCTGCCCAACGACTCTATGTTGAAACGATTCGCCGTATCAAAAAAATTATGAAAACGATTGCGCAAGAATTAAACATCACGGGTCCATTAAACATTCAATTTTTAGCGCATCGCAACCACGTCAAAGTAATAGAATGTAATGTTCGAGCATCGCGTAGTTTTCCATTCTGTTCTAAAGTGTTCAAACAAAATTTAATTGAGTATGCTACAAAAGTAATTTTAGGATATCCCGTGGACACACTCGAAAAATCACTTTTCGATCTCGATTATGTTGGTGTTAAAGCAGCGCAATTTAGTTTTTCAAGACTTAAAGGCGCAGATCCCGTTCTGGGAGTAGAAATGGCATCAACAGGAGAGACTGGTTGTATTGGTCCTGAATTAAGTGATGCATTTCTCAAAGCATTTATGAGTGTTGGATTTCGTATTCCTAAATCTTCCGTTTTTCTTTCTACCGGTCCTATTGAGAGTAAAGCCGAATTTCTTGAAAGTGCAAAAATGCTAGTAATAATGGGCTACGAACTGTATGCGAGTATTGGTACAGCAACATTTCTTCAAGAGAATGATCTTCCTGTAACTCTACTCCATTGGCCTACACAAGAAACGCAGCCCAACCTTCTCACCTACCTTGAACAAAAGAAAATTGATCTCATTATTAATATCCCTAAGAACAATCAACAAAAAGAGATAACGAATGGGTATCAGGTGCGACGACTTGCTACTGATCTCAACATTCCCTTGATTACAGATATTAAAATCGCGCGACAGATGGTTCTAGCTCTTGCGTATTATAAGACGCATGGACTGGATGTCAAAGCGTGGGAAGAGTATTGA
- a CDS encoding metal-dependent hydrolase encodes MAYAVTHILVPLIVLSILQHYFFGVKKFPSWVVLIGGLAGLAPDADIVLSWIVEGITGSQVDFHGSFSHSFIWPLVFAVLGLVFYYLKKQRWMQVACVVSFGWLSHILIDIFFKPAELKAWAWPFGMHVVTTGGWDLYPHAPDIDAILLVLWLLHEQFKHKIREWF; translated from the coding sequence ATGGCATATGCAGTAACACATATTCTGGTTCCGTTGATTGTTCTCTCGATTCTTCAACATTATTTTTTTGGTGTCAAAAAGTTTCCTAGCTGGGTTGTGTTAATAGGAGGGTTGGCAGGTCTTGCACCTGACGCTGATATTGTCTTGAGTTGGATTGTAGAAGGGATAACTGGCTCACAGGTGGATTTTCATGGTAGTTTTAGTCACAGCTTTATCTGGCCGTTAGTTTTTGCAGTGTTAGGTTTAGTATTTTACTATTTGAAAAAGCAGCGGTGGATGCAGGTTGCGTGTGTCGTGTCGTTTGGGTGGCTTTCACATATTCTCATTGATATTTTCTTTAAACCAGCAGAACTCAAAGCGTGGGCATGGCCATTTGGTATGCACGTTGTTACAACCGGAGGATGGGATTTATACCCTCATGCTCCTGACATCGACGCAATTCTACTTGTATTGTGGCTGTTGCATGAACAGTTTAAACATAAGATCAGAGAATGGTTTTAG